A region from the Kineothrix sp. IPX-CK genome encodes:
- the abc-f gene encoding ribosomal protection-like ABC-F family protein, which yields MSQISVNHLTFYYDGSYDNIFEDVSFQIDTDWKLGFIARNGRGKTTFLNLLQGKYEYKGTITSSVEFDYFPFAIADRSRDTLAVVEEIYPDYEFWKVCRELTLLQVDTEVFYRPFDTLSNGEQTKVMLAVLFSKENSFLLIDEPTNHLDMQTRELVSNYLNKKKGFILVSHDRMFLDECIDHVLTINKTNIEVQQGNFSSWWENKMRQDEYELAENERLKKDIYRLKESARQSREWADNVEATKIGKKSEKYEKNIDTRAYVGEKSRRMQMRRKNTERRQERAIEEKSSLLKNIETTDDLKLFPLRHHKDVLVRLESVEISYSLSGAYEDRNEKQIIGGFNLEVRNGEKIVLQGRNGCGKSSIIKAVLSSAPESARCSYDMEREYAGKVSGQIEPAGGLVISYVPQDTSHLLGSISDYAKKYDIDETLFKTLLRKLDFSRIQFEKNMEEYSGGQKKKVLIARSLCEQAHLYIWDEPLNFIDVFSRMQIEDLIMKYNPTLLMVEHDKTFVDKIKARIVQL from the coding sequence ATGTCACAAATAAGTGTAAACCATTTAACTTTTTATTATGACGGAAGCTATGACAATATATTTGAGGACGTATCTTTCCAGATAGATACGGATTGGAAACTAGGATTCATTGCAAGAAACGGCAGAGGAAAAACTACTTTTTTAAATCTTCTTCAGGGGAAATATGAATACAAGGGAACGATAACATCCAGTGTGGAATTCGATTATTTTCCCTTTGCAATAGCCGATCGTTCCAGGGATACGCTGGCTGTGGTGGAGGAGATTTACCCGGATTACGAATTTTGGAAGGTATGCAGGGAACTAACGCTGCTTCAGGTAGATACGGAGGTTTTTTACAGGCCCTTTGACACCTTAAGCAACGGAGAGCAGACGAAAGTAATGCTGGCGGTTCTTTTTTCCAAAGAAAACAGCTTCCTTTTGATCGATGAACCTACCAACCATCTTGATATGCAGACGAGAGAACTGGTCAGTAACTATTTAAATAAGAAGAAAGGCTTTATCCTCGTATCCCATGACAGGATGTTTTTGGATGAGTGCATCGATCACGTGCTGACTATCAACAAGACAAATATCGAAGTACAGCAGGGCAATTTTTCCAGTTGGTGGGAAAATAAGATGAGGCAGGATGAATATGAGCTGGCGGAGAATGAACGGCTGAAGAAGGATATCTACCGTCTAAAGGAATCAGCCAGACAGTCCAGGGAATGGGCTGACAACGTGGAAGCCACCAAAATAGGAAAAAAATCTGAGAAATATGAAAAGAATATTGATACCAGAGCCTATGTAGGGGAAAAGTCCCGCCGTATGCAGATGCGCCGCAAAAACACAGAAAGGCGGCAGGAGAGGGCGATAGAAGAAAAGTCGTCTTTGCTTAAAAATATCGAGACCACGGATGACCTTAAGCTGTTCCCGTTAAGGCATCATAAAGATGTGTTAGTGCGCCTGGAGAGTGTGGAAATCTCCTACTCGTTAAGTGGCGCATATGAAGACAGGAATGAAAAACAAATAATCGGCGGTTTCAATCTGGAAGTTCGAAACGGTGAAAAGATCGTGCTTCAGGGAAGAAATGGCTGCGGTAAGTCCAGTATCATAAAGGCTGTATTATCTAGCGCCCCGGAATCTGCGCGCTGCAGCTATGATATGGAAAGGGAGTATGCCGGAAAGGTGAGCGGACAGATCGAACCTGCGGGGGGCCTGGTCATTTCTTATGTACCTCAGGACACTTCTCACCTTTTGGGAAGCATCTCCGATTATGCTAAGAAGTATGATATTGATGAGACTCTTTTTAAGACATTACTCAGGAAGCTGGATTTCTCCAGAATCCAGTTCGAAAAGAACATGGAGGAGTACAGCGGTGGCCAGAAGAAGAAGGTTCTCATCGCGAGAAGCCTTTGTGAACAGGCTCACCTTTATATTTGGGATGAGCCTCTTAACTTTATCGATGTATTTTCCAGGATGCAGATTGAGGATCTGATCATGAAATATAACCCTACCCTTCTTATGGTAGAGCACGATAAA
- a CDS encoding DUF3169 family protein, with amino-acid sequence MKNNNVLINENQEEIIRKDNRKARKSFLIVILVSAIVGAIFGFFSIMAGAAIPRISESFRDFMINNAGMISIIFAVAVLILTAAEVIGCIRSIGYSKKAATRLIENDEEIKLESIEKRLSFHLWITNAMVILHFLCFSVIVFLFMNFMVTGKSIGFLLFAVLILVVGIIAMTMLQQKLIDCIRLLNPEKKGSVYDMNFHKRWEESSDEAELFTIYKAAYKSYRAVNMLCMILWVCFMLLGLTTGIGFLSVLTVLIIWAVSTAVYSYHSMKAAMK; translated from the coding sequence ATGAAGAATAATAATGTGCTGATAAATGAAAATCAGGAAGAAATCATTAGAAAAGATAACAGAAAAGCAAGAAAAAGTTTTCTGATCGTTATTCTTGTTAGTGCTATAGTTGGTGCGATTTTCGGATTCTTTTCAATAATGGCGGGTGCTGCGATTCCAAGAATATCGGAGTCGTTTAGAGATTTCATGATAAACAATGCCGGAATGATAAGCATTATTTTTGCAGTCGCCGTACTCATCCTAACGGCAGCAGAGGTAATCGGGTGTATTCGAAGTATTGGATATAGCAAAAAGGCAGCGACAAGGCTCATAGAAAATGATGAAGAAATAAAATTAGAATCAATTGAAAAAAGACTTTCTTTTCATTTATGGATAACAAATGCGATGGTCATTTTACATTTTCTTTGTTTTTCCGTTATAGTATTCCTTTTTATGAACTTCATGGTAACGGGTAAAAGTATAGGATTTTTATTGTTTGCAGTTTTGATATTGGTAGTAGGTATCATAGCGATGACAATGCTGCAGCAAAAGCTGATAGATTGTATAAGGCTCTTGAATCCCGAGAAAAAGGGAAGCGTATATGATATGAATTTCCATAAAAGGTGGGAAGAAAGCAGTGATGAGGCCGAACTTTTTACTATTTACAAAGCGGCATATAAGTCCTATCGAGCAGTTAATATGCTGTGTATGATATTGTGGGTATGTTTTATGCTTCTAGGGCTGACTACCGGAATAGGTTTCCTTTCCGTTCTTACTGTTTTAATTATATGGGCGGTTTCAACAGCGGTATATTCTTATCATAGTATGAAAGCTGCTATGAAATAA
- a CDS encoding helix-turn-helix transcriptional regulator, which translates to MPLYNKLKEYRAKKSLNQQQLGGLVGTSRQTISMIERGDYSPSVTLAIKIAKVFDTAVEDIFNYEEEK; encoded by the coding sequence ATGCCCTTGTATAACAAGCTGAAAGAATACCGTGCGAAAAAGAGTTTAAATCAGCAGCAGTTAGGCGGTTTGGTGGGAACCTCCAGACAGACTATCAGTATGATAGAAAGAGGAGATTATTCTCCGTCCGTGACCTTGGCGATAAAGATTGCCAAGGTATTCGACACAGCAGTGGAAGACATATTTAATTATGAGGAGGAGAAATAA
- a CDS encoding YibE/F family protein yields the protein MKSNRKREFLFIVVGMLMIAFLIILPTGYEDAVIYREAVRCKVKVLSTDESSVISSGLIQSGEQICKVEILDGRFKGRELKGVNMLSGSLESDKIFKAGDKALVVISVDGQGNPTNVTMSDYYRLDKELILAGLFTFFLIMIAGFNGMRAIFSFIISVLLIWKVLVPLYLNGYNPIAVGLLVTAFLTVMIIFFVWGIDIKSLSAILGSLLGTLITCIMGITFTGVLKIHGAVMANSESLLYAGYQHLNLTAIFMSSIVIGSCGAMMDLAVDITSAVNEVVEKKPDIGWKEAFVSGMNVGRAAMGTMTTTLLLAYSGGYIALLMVFMAQGTPIMHILNYKYVASEVLDTVVGSFGLVTVAPFTALVSSILLTKKEVKFSHLKQQ from the coding sequence ATGAAGAGTAATAGGAAAAGAGAGTTTCTATTTATCGTAGTTGGGATGCTGATGATTGCTTTTCTGATTATCCTTCCCACCGGATATGAAGATGCGGTAATCTATAGGGAGGCCGTGCGGTGCAAGGTAAAGGTTCTGTCCACCGATGAAAGCAGTGTGATTTCCTCCGGGCTGATTCAGTCCGGAGAACAAATCTGTAAGGTCGAGATACTGGATGGCAGATTTAAAGGCAGAGAACTGAAGGGAGTAAATATGCTCAGCGGCTCTCTGGAAAGTGATAAAATTTTTAAGGCGGGTGATAAGGCGCTGGTAGTAATCAGTGTGGATGGGCAGGGGAATCCTACGAATGTCACCATGTCGGATTATTACAGGCTGGATAAAGAACTTATTCTGGCAGGACTTTTTACATTCTTTTTAATTATGATAGCCGGTTTCAATGGAATGCGCGCCATTTTTTCCTTTATCATCAGCGTACTGTTAATTTGGAAGGTGCTGGTGCCTCTGTATCTGAACGGATATAACCCTATCGCGGTAGGGCTCTTGGTAACGGCTTTTTTGACAGTCATGATTATTTTCTTTGTGTGGGGAATAGATATCAAGTCTCTATCGGCTATTCTTGGTTCTCTTTTGGGAACGTTGATCACCTGCATTATGGGGATTACATTTACCGGTGTGCTAAAAATACACGGAGCGGTCATGGCCAATTCGGAATCGCTGCTGTATGCAGGGTATCAGCATCTGAATCTGACGGCTATCTTTATGAGCAGTATCGTTATCGGTTCTTGCGGCGCTATGATGGATCTGGCAGTGGATATTACCTCGGCTGTTAACGAGGTGGTAGAGAAGAAACCTGATATTGGATGGAAAGAGGCATTTGTTTCGGGAATGAACGTGGGCCGGGCAGCGATGGGGACTATGACTACTACACTCCTGCTGGCTTATTCCGGAGGATATATTGCTCTGTTAATGGTATTTATGGCTCAGGGAACTCCGATTATGCATATCCTTAACTATAAATATGTAGCATCAGAAGTACTGGATACCGTTGTAGGAAGCTTCGGGCTGGTAACGGTGGCACCGTTTACCGCTTTAGTCAGCAGTATCCTGCTTACAAAAAAGGAAGTTAAATTTTCACACCTAAAGCAACAGTAG
- a CDS encoding alkaline phosphatase, whose protein sequence is MKRRLHQLTALLGVLMLSTSVLAGCGNTEAEKVVESSEVPVSEESVEVVAAPDQIETEAETAEAISPKYIFLFIGDGMSYPQIQLTNYYLSAVADTNGNDILESKNNLNMMNFPVAGSAQTYDSTSFCPDSASTATSISTGYKTYSGTINMDETGTISYETIAEKLKKQKDYEIGIISSVNINHATPAAFYCHQPSRNAYYEIGLEMIASDFDYFAGGALLKPTGNDKDKEDLYMLAEQAGYTVVKTQAEAEAVSADVDKAIIIDEHLADADAMDYDMDREEGDWSLADYVEKGISVMEDSEKGFFMMCEGGKIDWACHANDAAATLTDTLALDEAVAVAVKFYEKHPEETLILVTGDHETGGLTIGYAGTDYDTFLTNISNQHISYAKFDSDYVKGYKENKSDFDTVMKDITELFGLETPITEGGDKTSQKDSADKHPESEDTGALVLTDYEYEKLKKAYETTMSRTGEEKEFSQEEYVLYGSYEPLTVTITHLLNNKSGISFSSYAHTGLPVEVFAMGPGQEDFGGYYDNTQIYTKLAALTGVN, encoded by the coding sequence ATGAAAAGAAGATTACACCAACTAACTGCTCTGCTTGGAGTATTGATGCTCAGCACATCCGTACTCGCAGGTTGCGGAAATACCGAAGCGGAGAAAGTCGTGGAAAGCAGCGAGGTGCCGGTGTCAGAAGAAAGCGTGGAGGTTGTGGCAGCGCCTGACCAGATCGAAACAGAAGCCGAGACTGCGGAAGCCATATCACCTAAGTACATATTTCTGTTTATTGGTGACGGAATGAGTTATCCCCAGATTCAATTGACAAATTATTACCTGAGTGCCGTTGCTGATACGAATGGAAATGATATTCTGGAGTCAAAAAACAATCTGAATATGATGAACTTTCCGGTGGCGGGTTCTGCTCAGACCTATGACAGCACTTCTTTCTGCCCCGATTCTGCATCTACGGCAACGTCTATTTCTACCGGTTACAAGACTTACAGCGGAACCATTAATATGGATGAGACCGGAACCATTTCATATGAAACTATTGCAGAAAAGCTTAAGAAACAGAAGGATTATGAGATTGGTATCATATCTTCTGTAAATATTAACCATGCCACTCCGGCCGCATTTTACTGTCATCAGCCTTCCAGAAATGCTTACTATGAAATAGGTCTGGAAATGATAGCCAGTGACTTTGATTATTTTGCCGGCGGGGCACTGTTGAAACCTACGGGTAATGACAAGGATAAGGAAGATCTGTACATGCTGGCTGAGCAGGCGGGCTATACGGTAGTGAAGACCCAGGCCGAAGCCGAGGCAGTTTCCGCTGATGTGGATAAGGCTATCATAATAGATGAGCATTTGGCGGATGCAGATGCTATGGATTATGATATGGACAGAGAAGAGGGAGACTGGTCTCTGGCAGATTATGTGGAAAAGGGAATCAGTGTGATGGAGGATTCCGAAAAAGGTTTCTTTATGATGTGTGAGGGCGGTAAGATTGACTGGGCCTGCCATGCCAACGATGCGGCAGCCACTCTGACGGATACATTAGCTCTGGACGAAGCTGTGGCTGTGGCCGTGAAGTTTTATGAGAAGCATCCGGAGGAAACATTGATTCTGGTAACCGGAGACCATGAGACCGGCGGCCTCACCATAGGTTATGCGGGAACGGATTATGATACCTTCCTTACAAATATTTCCAACCAGCATATTTCTTACGCCAAGTTTGACAGTGACTATGTGAAGGGTTATAAGGAAAACAAGTCAGACTTTGATACGGTGATGAAGGACATTACGGAGTTATTCGGGCTGGAGACACCTATTACAGAAGGCGGTGATAAGACTTCTCAAAAGGATAGTGCGGATAAACACCCTGAATCTGAGGATACCGGCGCTCTGGTGCTGACAGATTACGAATATGAGAAGCTTAAGAAGGCTTATGAAACTACTATGAGCCGTACCGGCGAGGAGAAAGAATTTTCACAGGAAGAATATGTGCTGTACGGGTCTTACGAGCCTCTTACTGTAACGATCACTCATTTGCTGAATAACAAATCCGGCATCAGCTTTTCTTCCTATGCCCATACCGGACTTCCTGTAGAAGTATTTGCTATGGGACCTGGGCAGGAGGATTTCGGAGGATACTATGACAATACTCAGATTTACACTAAACTCGCAGCACTTACCGGAGTAAACTGA
- a CDS encoding methyl-accepting chemotaxis protein has protein sequence MKAEFDTRRVNRFNVILIWVLSTILVVQGLIVAGWDYGIKVMLTTYSATLFSTFLLLVNKKFPKLDIVCGVLIPFSVAVTASILGYIVKGESTTRIFMIYIGTLAMAALYFKQSVLLIYTGCYNAMLLIFFILNPEGLLGKNATMSELITRMGNGILIVVILFFLTKWGHSYVVSAQKKEAEAIQTAEKLTIIFSTIDENTFQLDESITKVHQYMQSIEMASSQTTQVVDKIAEGVTKQAESTGEIAKKTSDATSTIQETQKISSQTMGFSDEMKDIVMANVRNVQVMLEEMHTIDTAVGSAMNTVVELKESMEQINRFMDNITGIARQTNLLALNAAIEAARAGEAGKGFSVVADEVRNLAEMSSTTVRDVLSVIDNLQDVASKTYEKVLEGREAVANGTKVIEEVEEQFGRLEGNSEQIGLQIRKQDKKISDVNEAFFHILVKLENISSLSSEHAAATEEILASMEEQNENIQIMSGEISGMRDLSRNLQTKLNR, from the coding sequence ATGAAAGCTGAGTTTGACACGAGAAGAGTTAACAGATTTAATGTCATTCTGATTTGGGTGTTGTCAACAATATTGGTAGTTCAGGGGTTGATAGTTGCAGGGTGGGATTATGGAATAAAGGTGATGTTAACAACCTATTCGGCAACTTTGTTTTCTACATTTCTGCTGCTTGTAAATAAAAAATTTCCAAAGCTGGATATTGTCTGCGGAGTTTTGATTCCTTTTTCGGTTGCGGTAACAGCCAGTATACTCGGATACATAGTAAAGGGTGAAAGTACAACCCGTATTTTTATGATATATATTGGAACATTGGCAATGGCTGCCCTTTATTTCAAACAGTCAGTCCTCCTTATTTATACCGGATGCTATAATGCCATGCTGTTGATTTTCTTCATACTGAATCCCGAAGGACTTTTAGGGAAAAATGCCACAATGAGTGAATTGATTACCCGGATGGGTAATGGGATACTGATTGTGGTAATTTTATTTTTTCTTACAAAATGGGGACATTCCTATGTAGTATCAGCACAGAAGAAAGAGGCAGAAGCTATTCAGACGGCGGAAAAGCTGACCATTATTTTTTCGACCATCGATGAAAATACTTTTCAGCTTGACGAGTCCATTACGAAGGTGCATCAGTATATGCAGTCCATTGAAATGGCAAGTAGTCAGACTACACAGGTTGTGGATAAGATAGCCGAAGGTGTCACAAAACAAGCGGAAAGTACCGGTGAGATAGCGAAGAAAACCTCAGATGCCACCTCTACCATACAGGAAACTCAGAAAATATCTTCCCAAACCATGGGTTTCTCAGATGAAATGAAAGATATTGTCATGGCAAATGTCAGAAATGTTCAGGTTATGCTTGAGGAAATGCACACGATTGACACCGCAGTAGGTTCGGCTATGAACACAGTAGTAGAGCTGAAAGAAAGTATGGAGCAGATTAACCGGTTTATGGATAATATCACTGGAATCGCAAGACAGACTAACCTTTTAGCATTAAATGCCGCCATTGAGGCGGCAAGAGCAGGTGAAGCAGGCAAGGGTTTCTCCGTAGTGGCCGATGAAGTCAGAAATCTGGCGGAAATGAGTTCCACAACAGTACGGGATGTGTTGTCGGTAATCGATAACCTGCAGGATGTGGCATCCAAAACCTATGAAAAAGTACTAGAAGGAAGAGAAGCTGTAGCAAACGGAACAAAGGTAATCGAAGAGGTCGAAGAGCAATTTGGCAGGCTTGAGGGCAATTCTGAACAGATAGGCCTTCAGATCAGAAAGCAGGATAAAAAAATATCAGATGTCAACGAAGCCTTTTTTCATATATTGGTAAAACTTGAAAATATCTCCTCCCTGTCTTCCGAACATGCGGCAGCAACGGAAGAAATTCTGGCCTCCATGGAAGAACAGAATGAAAACATACAAATCATGTCGGGTGAAATATCGGGAATGAGAGATTTAAGCAGAAATTTGCAAACAAAATTAAATAGATAG
- a CDS encoding ammonium transporter, translating to MENFTELFYESGIMFGSTGVWFLIGAALVFFMQCGFAMVESGFTRAKNAGNIIMKNLMDFCVGTVVFVLIGYSLMCGESNGFIGKLSSNIFSDFGNFEWGNFVFNLVFCATAATIVSGAMAERTKFSSYLIYSAVISAVVYPIEAGWVWNANGWLYQLNFVDFAGSAAIHTVGGLSALIGAAFLGARLGKYSKGKDGKVKVHAIPGHSLTLGALGVFILWFGWYGFNGAAASNNFQLAQIFGTTTIAAAVATCATMAFTWIKNGKPDVSMTLNGSLAGLVAITAGCANVDAFGAAIIGLVAGILIVVAVEMIDLKFHVDDPVGAVGVHMVNGIWGTIAVGLFNIYENESGLSKGLFYGGGFKQLGIQLLGIGAIVLWTTVLMVVVFFMIKKTHGLRVTPEEEIQGLDSTEHGLVSAYADFMPSVSVADFDSSETPVNKAPVDHSVPVQVMTEATPIASDIKLSKVSIICKQNKFEELKEALNGIGVTGITVTQVLGCGAQKGRTKYRGVEVDMILLPKVKVEVIVSKVPVADVINIARKALYTGNFGDGKIFVYNVENVIKVRTGEQGYEALQDATD from the coding sequence ATGGAAAATTTTACAGAGTTGTTTTATGAATCGGGTATAATGTTTGGTTCTACAGGAGTCTGGTTCCTTATTGGTGCCGCACTTGTATTTTTTATGCAATGTGGTTTCGCAATGGTTGAATCAGGTTTTACGAGGGCAAAAAACGCAGGTAATATCATTATGAAAAACCTCATGGACTTCTGCGTAGGTACTGTGGTATTCGTACTTATCGGATACTCACTTATGTGCGGGGAGTCCAATGGCTTTATCGGAAAGCTTTCATCCAATATTTTTTCGGATTTTGGTAATTTCGAGTGGGGAAATTTTGTATTTAATTTAGTTTTTTGTGCTACGGCAGCAACTATCGTTTCCGGTGCTATGGCAGAAAGAACAAAATTCAGTTCCTACTTAATTTACAGTGCTGTTATCAGTGCCGTAGTATATCCTATTGAAGCAGGCTGGGTATGGAATGCCAACGGCTGGCTGTATCAATTGAACTTTGTTGATTTCGCAGGTTCAGCGGCTATACATACGGTAGGCGGTCTCTCCGCACTTATCGGTGCAGCCTTTCTTGGTGCAAGATTAGGTAAATATTCAAAGGGCAAGGACGGAAAGGTAAAGGTTCATGCGATCCCCGGACATTCTCTGACTCTTGGTGCGCTGGGTGTATTTATCCTTTGGTTTGGCTGGTATGGATTCAACGGAGCGGCAGCATCCAATAACTTCCAGCTTGCACAGATATTCGGAACAACTACTATTGCTGCAGCAGTAGCAACTTGCGCTACCATGGCCTTTACATGGATTAAGAACGGCAAGCCGGATGTTTCAATGACTCTTAACGGTTCCTTAGCCGGTCTTGTTGCCATTACTGCAGGCTGTGCCAATGTAGATGCATTCGGAGCGGCAATCATTGGTCTTGTAGCAGGTATTTTAATTGTAGTAGCAGTAGAAATGATTGATCTTAAGTTCCACGTTGATGATCCGGTAGGTGCGGTTGGCGTGCATATGGTTAATGGTATTTGGGGTACTATAGCTGTTGGTTTATTCAATATTTATGAAAATGAATCCGGCTTATCCAAGGGTTTATTCTATGGCGGCGGCTTCAAGCAGCTTGGTATTCAGCTTCTTGGTATCGGAGCTATCGTCCTCTGGACGACAGTCTTAATGGTAGTTGTATTTTTTATGATAAAGAAAACCCATGGTCTTCGAGTTACACCCGAAGAAGAAATTCAGGGCCTTGACAGCACGGAACACGGTCTTGTATCGGCATATGCAGACTTCATGCCGTCAGTATCCGTTGCAGACTTTGACAGTTCGGAAACTCCTGTAAATAAGGCTCCTGTAGATCATTCGGTGCCTGTACAGGTAATGACGGAGGCTACTCCTATCGCAAGTGATATCAAACTTTCCAAGGTATCTATTATTTGTAAGCAAAACAAGTTTGAGGAGCTTAAAGAAGCACTTAATGGGATAGGTGTTACAGGTATCACTGTCACTCAGGTGCTTGGCTGTGGCGCTCAGAAGGGAAGAACAAAATACCGTGGTGTTGAGGTTGATATGATATTACTTCCCAAGGTTAAGGTTGAGGTCATTGTAAGTAAAGTTCCTGTTGCGGATGTTATCAATATTGCAAGAAAAGCTCTTTATACCGGCAATTTCGGTGATGGCAAGATTTTTGTATATAATGTTGAAAATGTTATAAAAGTACGAACTGGAGAGCAAGGCTATGAAGCGCTTCAGGATGCAACCGATTAA
- a CDS encoding ammonium transporter yields MNSGDTSFMLICTAFVFLMTPGLAFFYGGLVRRKNVVNTMMACVSVMGLSVVMWCLFGYSLAFSGNHLGIIGDFHYFALNGVGMEPGPYADSIPHYVFTAFQMMFAMITPALITGAVVGRMRFKALFLFIALWSIVVYYPLAHMVWGQDGFLASIGSVDFAGGNVVHISSGISALLLAYLIGGRRGFINISYRIHNIPFVALGASLLWFGWFGFNAGSALKADGLAAHAFMTTAISAASALLSWMLIDIIKEGKPTLVGASTGMVIGLVAITPGAGFVPIWSSFIIGALVSPICYFGIIFIKGKLKIDDSLDAFGCHGIGGIWGGIATGLFAQSSINGVAQWDGLVFGETRLFLAQLAGIAVSIALAVVGTLICAGIVKLFTPLRVEDKDEKLGLDICQHGENAYPSFNGWD; encoded by the coding sequence ATGAATTCTGGCGACACTAGTTTTATGTTGATTTGTACAGCATTTGTATTTCTTATGACACCCGGTCTCGCTTTCTTCTATGGAGGACTCGTGCGTCGTAAAAATGTAGTTAACACCATGATGGCTTGTGTTTCTGTAATGGGTCTCTCAGTTGTTATGTGGTGTTTATTCGGTTATTCACTAGCTTTTAGCGGTAATCATCTAGGAATAATCGGCGATTTTCATTATTTTGCCTTAAATGGAGTTGGAATGGAACCCGGCCCTTATGCCGATTCGATTCCGCACTATGTATTTACGGCATTCCAGATGATGTTCGCAATGATTACCCCCGCCCTGATCACGGGAGCCGTCGTTGGACGTATGCGCTTTAAGGCTCTGTTTCTTTTCATCGCGCTCTGGTCCATAGTGGTATATTATCCATTGGCTCATATGGTATGGGGGCAGGACGGTTTCTTAGCTTCTATCGGTTCCGTGGATTTTGCAGGAGGTAATGTTGTACATATCAGTTCTGGTATAAGCGCTCTTCTGTTAGCTTACCTTATAGGAGGCAGAAGAGGCTTCATAAATATTTCTTACCGTATCCATAACATTCCTTTCGTTGCTTTGGGAGCATCCTTGCTTTGGTTCGGATGGTTCGGTTTCAATGCAGGGAGTGCTTTAAAGGCCGATGGTTTGGCGGCACACGCATTTATGACGACTGCCATTTCTGCCGCTTCGGCATTGCTTTCCTGGATGCTCATTGATATTATAAAAGAAGGAAAACCTACCTTGGTGGGCGCTTCTACCGGCATGGTAATCGGGCTCGTAGCAATTACACCCGGCGCAGGCTTTGTACCAATTTGGTCCTCCTTTATCATCGGCGCTCTCGTAAGCCCTATCTGCTACTTCGGAATTATATTTATTAAGGGCAAACTGAAAATTGACGATTCTCTTGACGCTTTCGGCTGTCATGGAATCGGAGGTATTTGGGGAGGTATTGCTACCGGATTGTTCGCTCAAAGCTCTATCAACGGCGTGGCTCAGTGGGATGGTCTGGTATTCGGTGAAACAAGGCTGTTTTTGGCACAACTGGCCGGCATTGCAGTTTCCATCGCCCTTGCAGTTGTGGGTACTCTTATCTGTGCAGGTATTGTCAAATTATTTACACCTCTCCGTGTAGAAGACAAAGACGAAAAACTTGGTCTTGATATTTGTCAACATGGTGAAAATGCTTATCCATCCTTCAACGGCTGGGATTAA
- a CDS encoding P-II family nitrogen regulator, whose translation MIIKVEAIVREEKMEDVKDALNAIEVNGITVSQVIGCGVQRGYTEVVRGTEIDILMQPKVKFEIVVSSEEWETKVIDAIQKAAYTGEVGDGKIFTYEIRNALKIRTKEMGYDAVQGVI comes from the coding sequence ATGATTATAAAAGTAGAAGCTATCGTACGTGAAGAAAAAATGGAAGACGTAAAAGACGCATTAAATGCTATTGAGGTAAACGGAATTACTGTCTCTCAGGTTATTGGCTGCGGGGTTCAGAGGGGCTATACCGAAGTCGTCCGCGGTACGGAGATTGACATTCTTATGCAGCCTAAGGTTAAATTCGAAATTGTTGTCTCCTCCGAGGAATGGGAGACGAAGGTAATTGATGCGATTCAGAAAGCTGCTTATACCGGAGAAGTGGGCGACGGTAAGATTTTTACTTACGAGATACGTAACGCCCTCAAAATTCGGACAAAGGAAATGGGATATGACGCCGTTCAAGGTGTTATTTAA